The Dreissena polymorpha isolate Duluth1 chromosome 10, UMN_Dpol_1.0, whole genome shotgun sequence genome includes a region encoding these proteins:
- the LOC127849315 gene encoding uncharacterized protein LOC127849315: MHRAAGNVSEAMVALNEKDMHDIREKIKQDNRLCGLKDGTKVNVEGDTCYNNPLFNSGGHTPFQGGTIAVTTMCENNTRSKRIIGVHVANKLCMVASRLRNQGIAVDCPNHDGKCTANMSETGVIGNEEKCNEQVARKIYTDLNIALLTGDGDSKGHSGVDKAQVQKTVHFKDLRHLGNSLKRAINKAQFSSGMFAEPASKRANFQNSTRLQTSTQKCEAVNRAYQTAMPKPVTFSRNCTGRIHSTILKLKHLPDSAIVNLNLQRRLKAVRYLARKRRYALHSEIDYTEGLTDPKPDFSDISQLNDHSFS; the protein is encoded by the exons ATGCATCGGGCTGCCGGTAACGTGTCTGAGGCAATGGTAGCCCTCAATGAGAAAGACATGCATGACATAAGGGAAAAGATCAAGCAGGACAATAGGCTGTGTGGATTAAAGGATGGAACCAAAGTGAATGTGGAGGgtgacacttgctataacaaccCACTGTTCAACTCTGGTGGACACACCCCGTTCCAAGGTGGTACGATTGCGGTTACAACCATGTGCGAAAACAACACCCGGTCCAAAAGGATCATTGGTGTTCATGTCGCTAACAAGTTATGCATGGTTGCCAGCCGCCTTCGTAACCAAGGAATTGCAGTGGATTGTCCAAATCATGACGGAAAATGTACGGCAAACATGTCTGAGACGGGCGTTATTGGGAACGAAGAAAAGTGTAACGAGCAGGTTGCCCGGAAAATTTACACAGACCTTAACATAGCCTTACTCACTGGGGATGGTGACTCAAAGGGCCACAGTGGGGTTGATAAGGCTCAGGTCCAGAAAACAGTTCACTTCAAAGATTTGAGGCACTTAGGTAACTCTCTGAAGAGAGCTATCAATAAGGCTCAATTTAGCAGTGGAATGTTTGCTGAACCCGCTTCGAAGAGAGCAAACTTTCAAAACAG TACAAGGCTTCAGACCTCaacccaaaagtgtgaggctgtCAATCGCGCTTACCAGACCGCAATGCCCAAGCCAGTGACTTTCTCCCGTaactgcacaggccgcatccacagcacaatccttaagctcaagcATCTGCCTGACTCTGCAATAGTAAATCTGAATTTACAG AGAAGACTTAAGGCTGTCCGGTACTTggctaggaaaaggcgctatgctcttcactctgaaattgatTATACTGAGGGCTTGACAGATCCAAAGCCAGATTTTAGTGACATCTCACAGCTAAATGACCACAGCTTCAGCTAA